The Pseudomonas fluorescens genome segment CAATTCCTGGGCCGCCTGCTATGAAAAGGCCGATGCTTCCTGCGCCGGCACCGGCTACCGCATCGTCGGAACCGACGGCACGCCGGCGCCAAAAGAAAGTGACAAGACGCTGGGTGTCGACGTCGGCAATTACAAGAATCGCAGTGTTGTGGTGGTCTGCAAGTAAGGGCCTACATGTGAATCTCGGCGAACTTGATACCCAGTCCGCGTACCACCTCGATCAGATCGTCGAGCCGGTCGAAGGATTCGACTTCGTCGTTTTCATCCACCAGAAAATAACTGCGTCCGGCGCTCTTCTTGAAAAATACGATCCATTCACCCGGGTTCGCCGGATTCTGGATCACATGGGTGGCTTCAATCAGCCCCTCTCTATGGCGCTCGCGCACCTGTTCTCGCTTCATGCACGTCTCCTGAAATGAAAATGCCGTCCAGGCGTGACCTGGACGGCATCGATACCGGTGACTGACAGTTTATCAGCCGGAAATGCACGCCGTGGCGGCATTGCGTACATCCCGTGGACGTATCGGCACATTGGACATGCGCTCATGCAACTTGATGCTGCTGCCGCCAGAGCGATCCTCGATGTCAAACACCGCCGCCGGGCCGGACGACAATTTCCCCGGCACGATAACCCTGACGCCGTCCTTGTGCGGCTCCATTTGCAGGGCCCCGCGGCTTTGGGCCAGCTTGTCGGCCAGACACTGTGCGTACTCGTGGGGTTTTTTGCCGGAAATGACGTTCATGGTCGGCAGCGTTTCATTGATCTGCGAAACACTTGCGCAACCACCCATCGCCAATGCGAACGGCACAATGACCACACCCCACTTCATACAGAATCTCCTATAAAGACCCTCGGACAGCCTGAATGCCGTTTTTCTCCGAGGCCCATTGCATTTAACGCACATGGAATCGCGAATAACTGTTTTTAATTGTCAAAGCAGCGCTCGACGGCCGGATAATAACCTGTCCGGACTGATAAACTGCCGCCAATTGACCTTGCTATCGTTTTGATTTTGTAGAAAAAGCCCTTCTGGAGGCGACCATGAAATTTATTCACCAGCGCGAGCACCTCAACGAAGACGACATCGTCGTCATCCAGTGCTCGCAAACCTGCAACATCCGTCTGATGAACGACGCCAACTTCCGCAGCTTCAAGAACGGCGGTCGTCACACCTATCACGGCGGCGCGTTCGACACATTTCCTGCCCGTATCACCGCGCCGAGCACCGGTTTCTGGAACATCACCATCGACACCGTCAGCCGCCGCGCAATCAGCGTGACTCGCAAGCCGACCCTGACGCACTCGATCAAGATCATCCGCCGTTCCAGCTCGAAGCTCAGCTGATCGACCCCACCAATACAATCAGGTAAGCATGACCGTGGCCCAAACGACCAAATATGTCATCAAGTACAAATTGAACGGCGAGCGCCGCTTCGAATTCGCCCAGCTGGAGAACGGCACGCCGGAAGAAGCCAAGGCTGCGCTGGACGCCCTGCACGGCCAAAGCGAAGACGTGATCAGCGACATCAGCGTCAGCAAGGCGTTGTAAGACGCGGATGACAATTCGACCGCAAGCGCCGGAGTGTTCCGGCCTCGCGTGTTGCCTAGACTGATCGCCTGGACGCAAGCCAAGGAATCAGTATGCCGATGTCACCCGACTCTCCCCTCGATACGCTCGACTGGGTCGCACTGGAACAACAGCTGGATCAGGACGGCTGTACCGTCATCCATTCTTTGTTACGCCCGCAAACCTGCGATCGCCTGAGTACGCTTTACCCGCAAAGCGAACCGTTCCGCTCGCAGGTGATCATGGCCCGCCACGGTTTCGGGCGCGGCGAATACAAGTATCTGCGCTACCCGCTGCCGCCATTGGTGGAGCACCTGCGCAGTGCGCTTTACGCGCGCCTGGTCCCCTTGGCCAACCGCTGGCATGAACGAATGGCAATACCGGAACGGTTTGCGCCCCTGCACAGCGATTTTCTTGCGCGCTGCCATGCCGCCGGTCAACTGCGGCCTACCCCGCTCTTGCTGCAATACGGCCCCCAGGACTACAACTGTCTGCATCAGGACTTGTACGGCGAACACGTATTCCCGCTGCAAGTGGCGATTCTTCTGTCAGAACCTGGCGAGGATTTCAGCGGTGGTGAATTCGTCCTGACCGAACAGCGCCCAAGAATGCAGTCTCGCCCACTGGTGATGGACCTGAAGAAAGGCGATGCGGTGATCTTTGCCGTCAACCAGCGCCCGGTCAAAGGCCTGCGCGGCGACTATCGCGTCACCATGCGTCACGGCGTAAGTCGCTTGCACAGCGGAAAACGGCATACTCTGGGCATCATCTTTCACGACGCAACCTGACCATCATGCACAGCAATTTCGACCTCTTCGCCGACATCGAGCAGCCACTCCGCTCTGAACAGATTGGAGAGCAGTCTTGGGTGCTGCGCGGCTTCGCGCTGTCCTGTACCGAACGATTACTGCCAGCTCTGGATTCGATCATCGAACGCGCACCGTTGCGACACATGATGACGCCTGGCGGGTTCAGCATGTCGGTGGCCACCAGCAGTTGCGGCGCACTTGGCTGGATCACCGATCGTGGCGGTTACCGCTACTCGGCCGAAGATCCGATCAGCCACCGGCCCTGGCCGCAGATGCCTGACGTGTTTCGCGAACTGGCGCAAACAGCAGCCTTGCAGGCAGGCTTCTGCGGTTTCATCCCGGATTCCTGCCTGATCAACCGCTATATTCCCGGCGCAAAAATGTCTTTGCATCAGGACAAGGACGAAAGCTCCTACACAGCGCCCATCGTTTCCCTGTCATTGGGTTTGCCCGCGACATTCCTGTTCGGCGGCTTCAATCGCAGCGACAGGAGTCAGCGCATTTCGCTGCTGCACGGTGACATGGTGATCTGGGGTGGTGTCGACCGGCTGCGCTACCACGGCGTCCTGCCGATCAGACACGGTCGGCATCCGCAACTGGGCGAGCAGCGTTTCAACCTGACGTTTCGCACCGCGGGATAACCTCGCGGAATTTGACCGCAAGGGCCGGAGTGTTACGGTTGGCGGCACTGGTTAACCTGACATTCAACAGGTCAACGGACTCTCCATCATGAAAACGCTTTCGACCACTTCGAGCACTCAAGACGATCCACGCTGGGCCGCTGTCGTCGCACGGGATCCAAGGGCGGATGGACAATTTGTCTACGCCGTCAAAACCACGGGCGTCTATTGCCGCCCGAGCAGCCTGGCGCGCTTGCCGAAACCGCAGAATGTCGAGTTCTTCGACACGGCCGAAGCAGCTGAAGCGGCGGGTTATCGCCCCAGCAAACGGGCGAGCAGGGATCAGAGCGAAATCGCCGCGCAACATGCCGCGACCGTAGCGGCAGCCTGCCGCCAGATCGAAGCAGCCGAAAACCTGCCGCCGCTCAATGAACTCGCGCAAGCCGCTGGCCTGAGTTCGTTTCATTTCCATCGGGTTTTCAAAGCCGCCACCGGCCTGACTCCCAAAGGCTACGCTGCCGCGCACCGGTCTCGTCGGGTACGGCAACACCTGGCGGATGGCAGCTCGGTAACCGAAGCGCTGTACGACGCCGGTTTCAACTCCAACAGCCGCTTCTATGAAGCAGCAGACCAGTTGCTGGGCATGAAACCCGGCGACTTCCGGGCTGCCGGGCAAAACAACGACATTCGTTTTGCGGTGGGCCAGTGTTCGCTCGGTGCCATTCTGGTGGCCCAGAGTGCGCGAGGAATCTGCGCGATTCTGCTGGGAGATGATCCGCATCAATTGGTCTGTGACCTGCAGGATCAGTTTCGCCGGGCAAACCTGATCGGGGCTGATGCCGAGTTCGAGCAACTGATCGCCCATGTCGTCGGTTTCATCGAAGCACCGGCCATCGGCCTCGATCTGCCACTGGATGTGCGGGGCACCGCGTTTCAGGAGCGGGTCTGGCAGGCGCTGTGCGAAATACCGGTTGGCAGCACCGCCAGTTACGCCGATATCGCCCAGCGCATTGGCTCACCCAAAGCGGTTCGGGCGGTGGCCCAGGCTTGCGGCGCCAACAGCCTCGCGGTAGCAATCCCTTGCCACCGCGTGGTCCGCAGCGACGGTAACCTTTCGGGCTATCGCTGGGGCGTGGAACGCAAGCGTGAGTTGTTGTCCCGGGAAACCCGCTCTTGACGAATGCCGATGTAGATGGCTACCGACTCGGAGCCCGGATGGGCCTCGAAGTCGGTGGCGCAGCGGCGCGAAACCTGCGGATGGGTTTCGAAGTGCTTCCAGATCCGGCCCCAGTCAGCGATTGACGTCCACGACAACCCGTCCGCGCAACTGGCCGGCGAGCAATTTCGGAGCCGCTTCAATCACTTCGCCGAGGCCGATCTCGTGACTGATCAGAGGCAGCAAGGAAAAGTCCAGATCCTTGGCCAGACGCTCCCAGGCCTCGATCCGTCGCGCCTTCGGCTGAGTCACGCTGTTGATCCCGGCCAGCGTCACCCCGCGCAGAATGAACGGTGCCACCGACGCCGGGAAATCCATACCCTGAGCCAGACCGCAGGCCGCTACCGTACCTTCGG includes the following:
- a CDS encoding DUF1883 domain-containing protein, giving the protein MKFIHQREHLNEDDIVVIQCSQTCNIRLMNDANFRSFKNGGRHTYHGGAFDTFPARITAPSTGFWNITIDTVSRRAISVTRKPTLTHSIKIIRRSSSKLS
- the ada gene encoding bifunctional DNA-binding transcriptional regulator/O6-methylguanine-DNA methyltransferase Ada produces the protein MKTLSTTSSTQDDPRWAAVVARDPRADGQFVYAVKTTGVYCRPSSLARLPKPQNVEFFDTAEAAEAAGYRPSKRASRDQSEIAAQHAATVAAACRQIEAAENLPPLNELAQAAGLSSFHFHRVFKAATGLTPKGYAAAHRSRRVRQHLADGSSVTEALYDAGFNSNSRFYEAADQLLGMKPGDFRAAGQNNDIRFAVGQCSLGAILVAQSARGICAILLGDDPHQLVCDLQDQFRRANLIGADAEFEQLIAHVVGFIEAPAIGLDLPLDVRGTAFQERVWQALCEIPVGSTASYADIAQRIGSPKAVRAVAQACGANSLAVAIPCHRVVRSDGNLSGYRWGVERKRELLSRETRS
- a CDS encoding 2OG-Fe(II) oxygenase, encoding MPMSPDSPLDTLDWVALEQQLDQDGCTVIHSLLRPQTCDRLSTLYPQSEPFRSQVIMARHGFGRGEYKYLRYPLPPLVEHLRSALYARLVPLANRWHERMAIPERFAPLHSDFLARCHAAGQLRPTPLLLQYGPQDYNCLHQDLYGEHVFPLQVAILLSEPGEDFSGGEFVLTEQRPRMQSRPLVMDLKKGDAVIFAVNQRPVKGLRGDYRVTMRHGVSRLHSGKRHTLGIIFHDAT
- the alkB gene encoding DNA oxidative demethylase AlkB, producing the protein MHSNFDLFADIEQPLRSEQIGEQSWVLRGFALSCTERLLPALDSIIERAPLRHMMTPGGFSMSVATSSCGALGWITDRGGYRYSAEDPISHRPWPQMPDVFRELAQTAALQAGFCGFIPDSCLINRYIPGAKMSLHQDKDESSYTAPIVSLSLGLPATFLFGGFNRSDRSQRISLLHGDMVIWGGVDRLRYHGVLPIRHGRHPQLGEQRFNLTFRTAG